The following coding sequences lie in one Eptesicus fuscus isolate TK198812 chromosome 25, DD_ASM_mEF_20220401, whole genome shotgun sequence genomic window:
- the CTXND1 gene encoding cortexin domain-containing 1 protein produces the protein MEEPTPEAVYVDVDKGLTLACFVFLCLFLVVMIIRCAKVIMDPYSAIPTSTWEEQHLDD, from the coding sequence ATGGAGGAGCCCACGCCCGAGGCCGTCTACGTGGACGTGGACAAAGGACTGACCCTGGCCTGCTTCGtcttcctctgcctcttcctcGTGGTCATGATCATCCGCTGCGCGAAGGTCATCATGGACCCGTACAGCgccatccccacctccacctgggAGGAGCAGCACCTGGATGACTGA